GCCCTCGCCGGCACGCTGCCCGTGAGCCCGTACATCACGACGCTGTCGTTCACGATCTACGTCGTGTGCTGGATCGTGCAGCGGGCGCGGGCCAGGGTCCGGCGGGTGCGGGTCTGAGACCGTGCTTCCGAATCGCGCAAATGGTCGGGAATCAGCCCGAGATGCGACCATTCACGCGATTCGAACGGGTCCTGGCCGCTCCCAGCCCTCGCCAACCGCAGCGGCCTAGACTCGACGTATGGCTCAGCGGAACACCTGGCAGCGCGAACGCGTGCGCGAAGCACTCGCCGACGCTCGCGGATTCGTGAGTGCGCAGAGCCTGCATGCCTCCCTGCGCGACGACAACACGGGCATCGGCTTGGCGACCGTGTACCGCGCTCTCGCGGGACTCGCCGCCTCCGGTGACGCCGACTCGCTGCAGAGCCCCGAGGGTGAGGCGCTGTATCGCGCCTGCACGACCCAGGGACACCACCACCACCTGATCTGCCGATCGTGCGGTCTGACCGTGGAGATCGAGGCCAAGGACGTCGAGCAGTGGGCGCATCGCACCGCCGCCCTGCACGGCTTCACGGATGCCGCTCACGTGGTGGACATCTTCGGACTGTGCACCCCGTGCGCGAACAAGCGCGACGCCGAACGGACTGCGAACGCGTGAGCCCCTCGGCAGCGACGGCGACCCGCCACGGTCACTCCCATCGCCCGGCGCCCACTGCGCGCTCGGCATGGATCGGCGTCGGCCTCGGTGCCGTCATCATCGCGGCACTGTTCCTGGTCGATGCGTTCCTGCCGACGCTGTTCCCGGCGTCGCTGCCCACCCGTGCGCAGGACGGCCTCACCCTCGCCCTGAGCGTGCTGATCGAGGCGCTCCCGTTCGTGATCCTCGGTGTGCTGCTGTCGATCGTGGTGCAGGTCTGGTTGCCCGCCGATGTCATCCACCGCTGGCTGCCGAAGCGCGCGTGGGCGCGGCGGGCCGTGCTGTCGCTGCTGGGGATGCTCATCCCGGTGTGCGAGTGCGGCAACGTGCCCTTCGCCCGTGGGCTCATGATGCGCGGTCTCGCCCCGGCCGAGGCGATGACGTTCCTGATCGCGGCGCCGATCGTGAACCCGATCGTGATCCTCACCACGCACGCCGCGTTCGGTTGGGACGGCGGGATCCTCGTCGCGCGCCTCGTCGGCGGATACCTGATCGCGAACCTGATCGGCTGGATCTACAGCCGCCACCCCGACCCCGACGGCATGCTCACGCAGCGCTTCGTCGACACCTGCGACCGGGTGACGCACGAGCCCGGGACGCCGGTGCGCCGCAGCCTGACCCAGTTCCTCATCGAGCTTCGCGCCGTGATGCCCGCGCTGGTCATCGGTTCCGCACTCGCCGGGGCCGTGCAAGTGCTGATTCCCCGGGAGTGGCTGCTCGCGATCGGCTCGAACCCG
Above is a window of Microbacterium aurugineum DNA encoding:
- a CDS encoding Fur family transcriptional regulator; amino-acid sequence: MAQRNTWQRERVREALADARGFVSAQSLHASLRDDNTGIGLATVYRALAGLAASGDADSLQSPEGEALYRACTTQGHHHHLICRSCGLTVEIEAKDVEQWAHRTAALHGFTDAAHVVDIFGLCTPCANKRDAERTANA
- a CDS encoding permease — translated: MSPSAATATRHGHSHRPAPTARSAWIGVGLGAVIIAALFLVDAFLPTLFPASLPTRAQDGLTLALSVLIEALPFVILGVLLSIVVQVWLPADVIHRWLPKRAWARRAVLSLLGMLIPVCECGNVPFARGLMMRGLAPAEAMTFLIAAPIVNPIVILTTHAAFGWDGGILVARLVGGYLIANLIGWIYSRHPDPDGMLTQRFVDTCDRVTHEPGTPVRRSLTQFLIELRAVMPALVIGSALAGAVQVLIPREWLLAIGSNPVLSIVAMMALAMTVAICSNVDAFFALSFASTFSSGAIVAFLLVGPLVDIKMLALMRTTFTGRTLVGIVGIVLASAFAIGIGVNVLV